The genomic region ACAGGGAATCGGTATTGAAATTTGCTGATAAGGTCTATGGTGAGAATGAGTTAAGTGCGCCAATAGCCAGTGGGTCGTTTAAGCATGATGGTATGGTAATCATACCATGCTCGATGAAGACCCTGGCAGCCATAGCCCATGGAATAACTGATAACCTAATCACCAGGGCGGCTGATGTGACGCTGAAAGAAAGGAGGAGATTAATCCTGGTTATTAGGGAAACACCACTTAATTTAATACATATTAGGAATATGGAGTTAGTCACATTGGCTGGTGCTATTGTAATGCCTGCAGCCCCAGCGTTTTATAATAAGCCAAGGACGATTGATGATATGGTGAATTTCATAGTTGGTAGGGTCCTTGACCTGCTGGGTATTGAGAATGACCTATATAGGAGATGGACCGGTTATTCTGAGGGATAGCATAGTAATTTAAGAATGGGTTTGTTTAAACGGTGTTAAATAGGGTTATGGATGTGCCGATGTGCACGAGGTGTGGTAGGAGACCCGCGAATTATTACAGGGTGTCTAGCGGTGAGAAGCTTTGCCTTAACTGCTTATTTAGGTCTATCGAGGATACCGTGCTTCGAACAATTAGGAAGTATCGATTAATAAGTGATGATGATAGAATTGGCATTGCAATAAGTGGCGGTAAGGATAGCCTAACCCTAATGTATTTATTGGGTAAGTTCAGGAGACAGGGCAAAATACCAAGGAATGTCGAGTTGATTGCGTTCAGTATTAATGAGGGCCATCCCTACAGTTGCTTCTATAGAATGGCTAGGGTTGATTACGTGCAGAAACTGAGTGAGGAATTCAACATACCCTATAGGGTGTATACGTTCAAGGAGTTATTTGGTGTTACAGCCACGGACATAGCGCATGGGTTGTGGTCTAAGGGCATTAATGTGCATATGTGTACGATAGATGGCGTACTAAGGCGTAGGGCCATGAACATAATCGGCCGCCAACTAGGCCTAACAAAAATAGCGACTGGGCATAACCTAGATGATGAGTCGCAGACGGTATTACTTAACGTGCTTAGCAATGACTTAGATAGATTCGCGTGGTTTGGCCCAAGGCCTGAGATTGATAGGGAGGGTTTCATACCAAGGATTAAGCCTCTTCGTTTTGTGAGGGAGGAGGAGATTGCGCTATATGCTTATTATCACGGAATACCACTGATGGAGCTTGAGTGTCCCTTCGTATATAGTAACCCTAGGTATGAGCTTAAGTTCACGCTCGCCCACTGGGAGAGGGATAACCCAAATGTTAAGTTTTCCCTGGTATCCTTCGGTGATTCACTGGCAAACCTAATGGGTGAGAAGGCCGTGAATGTACCACTAAAAAGGTGTAAGTACTGTGGTGAACCAACATCTGGCGATGTGTGCAGGGTTTGCGAATTAATGAGTAGGGCGGGTTTATTGGAGAGATACCTGAATCATTTAAGGACCTTGAAACTTATGGATACGCAATCCCCCTCGTAACTCCTACCCACAGCCTCAACATTACTCTTTAGAATCTGTGATAAGAACCCCGTATAGTACTCAATCATTAATTCCTCCATTACGTGCTTATCATTCAATTCAGAGCAGGACCTGATAGTAATGGTTCCATCCCTTTCAGTGAGCACAACCTTTCCTAACCCTCTGAATTGCCCCATTTTAATGAGCTCACTAAGAT from Vulcanisaeta distributa DSM 14429 harbors:
- a CDS encoding UbiX family flavin prenyltransferase; this translates as MRRIIVGITGASGVIYGVRFLEMVKKYATDSEVHLVISNTAISILKYEVGLDRESVLKFADKVYGENELSAPIASGSFKHDGMVIIPCSMKTLAAIAHGITDNLITRAADVTLKERRRLILVIRETPLNLIHIRNMELVTLAGAIVMPAAPAFYNKPRTIDDMVNFIVGRVLDLLGIENDLYRRWTGYSEG
- a CDS encoding TIGR00269 family protein, which translates into the protein MDVPMCTRCGRRPANYYRVSSGEKLCLNCLFRSIEDTVLRTIRKYRLISDDDRIGIAISGGKDSLTLMYLLGKFRRQGKIPRNVELIAFSINEGHPYSCFYRMARVDYVQKLSEEFNIPYRVYTFKELFGVTATDIAHGLWSKGINVHMCTIDGVLRRRAMNIIGRQLGLTKIATGHNLDDESQTVLLNVLSNDLDRFAWFGPRPEIDREGFIPRIKPLRFVREEEIALYAYYHGIPLMELECPFVYSNPRYELKFTLAHWERDNPNVKFSLVSFGDSLANLMGEKAVNVPLKRCKYCGEPTSGDVCRVCELMSRAGLLERYLNHLRTLKLMDTQSPS